From Sporolactobacillus pectinivorans:
TTACTACGCGTATGTGTCATGCTTTTCTCGGAACCTCTGATCTGAAAAGAACGATTTTATTCTAAAAGTGTACACCTTAGGCAATTACTGGCATCACACAACTTCGTTCTTTAGTTAGTTGAAATTAAGTAGCTTGTACCCTAGTTCATTTGAAGAACGCAGAAAAGGCTCACAGATATTCTTGCTTTTAAGAATATCTGTGAGCCTTTTAATTATATTGTAACCCGTTATTTAATTACGCATTACGTTTTAGAGTTATTATGCAGCTGCTGCTGCTACTTCCATTAAAAACGGTATAATTACATCTGTAATATAAGTACCAGCTGCATAAGTAACACCAAGAGCAGCAGCTCCAAGGCCGACGTAACCAAACGTATTTTTTAATGAACCAAGTGATTGATAAGATACAGCTGAATATGGAAGTTGGCCACTTTCATTATTCAGATTATAAATGGTATCACAATTGGGCAAAGTGACATCTGGAAAATCGTCACTATTTCGGTACTTGAATGTAAGCTCTGCTTGTAATTCGGTATCGTATCCTGTAACAACCGCAACATTTTTAAAAATAGCCGTCATCGAAACTTCCAAAACTTCATTTGGATCCTCCGGAGTCTTTATCTCATATTCTATATTTCCTTCATTAATCGCTGCAGCAAATTGTGTTATATAACTTTCGGGATCCGTCATATCAATGTTTGGGGTCGTCTCGCTCCCCAAGGTTGTCAATCCTCCGAATACGTCGAATTCGGTTCCAAGTGTTGTTCCATTTGTTACCGTAATAGTAACTGCGTGCTCTCCCTTAGGTGCGATTTTCCCTGAAAAACTAAAATCAACTTCGAGAAATGGAGTGTCTACCACTGTAAATTCTACTTCTTCTTCAAGAGCCTCTGTTGTATTGAAATAATCCTCTAGGTCAGGAATGCTATGGACTAATGGTAAGACGGCAGCATACTGAGCGGTAGCGATTTGTTCAGCTGATGGCGCAGCTGTATCAATTGAATTGAATCCCTGATCCACGCCTGAATAAGCATCCATATCAACTTGGAAATAACCTGCAGTGGAATCACCAATAGTAATCGTTGTAAATTGATCAAATGACCATCCAGTAGGAATGGTAAAACCAAGATTACCGCTCCATCCAGTCGACATGTCTGCAACAAAATAGCCGCTGACGTATTGAGAAACATTCTGACATACGTTTCTGTCACCATAAACACCTGCCTCATATGAGGGAGTAGTTTGTTCTGAGTACGCATCATGAATGCCTTGGAAGTATGGAACAACATTTGACGTAATGTCACTCTGTAAGGCATCGTAATCTACCGCGAAATAGATTCTGGTTGTACCTGGGATTCCCAAAGTCTTTGCAGTTTCAAAGGCAACTTGAGCATCTGAATAACCCTGATCATAGTTAAAATAGCTCTCTTGATATCCCCCATCTTCGTAAATTGGAAAAACACTCAAACCGGCGCTAAAAATGGACTGTAGTTCGCTTGTAGTCATTGCCTTAGAAACACCATTCGCTGTACCAGTTAAGTATCGCCCTACATAATTGAAACCGGCGCTTTTCACAATTTGTACCGTTGTATCGTTTAGGATTGTTGCACAGTCACACGCTAAGGCATCTCTTGAAGTATCGCCAGCGCTTGTCATCAATCCTTTGATGGTCGTCATATTGGCTACACCCGTGACTGGCAGAACCATCGCTTGCTGAAAACTTTCAACGGCAGCTGCAACATTGCTATCATAAACCCCATTGAAGTTCTTAGGATCATAATCAGTACCATTACAATAAAGAGCGTATTCGAGAATCTTCACAAAATTTGTCCTAGAGTCGTTTAAAGAAAGGGTAGGGCAATCTGCGGTTGTCGTCGGCCCAAAAGTGCCTGTAGCTTCTGAAGGGGATAATCCTTCCTCACACTGCAGGGCATAAATGAGCGCTGTGTTGGTCTCTCGACTATAAAGACCGTTTGTCTGCAACAGTCCTGTGTAAGCATTATATTGGTTATTTAAGCTTTGCTGAATGACTCTGATATTCGCGTCACCATTAGCATCAAGGACAAATGGATCCGTATTTAGAATCGCCTTCATGATCATGGCCGTAACGACACCATCCTGGTTGATTCCTGCATCTGATTCAAACTCTTCAACTGCGGCCTGAGTGTCCGTGTAAAAGATTCCTGTGAATCCTCCTGGATTATAACCCTTACACCAAAAACCTCCTTGTAGAATATATTCTTTATTTGTTGGTGTCGTTAAGTCATCGGATGATCGAATAGACATGGTTGTAAAGGCTGCTTCTGTTTCCGGACCAAAAGTACCTGTTGGCGTAGCAATTCCTAGCTCAATCTGCAATCCAGCGATCAGCGCTTGTTCAACCTGCTGTCCAGTTTCTCCATTCTCATCAATTAAATTACCACCAAAAACGTTCGTGTACTGAGTATTCTGACCATAAGTTTGGTTCAGCCATTGCTGAACTTCGAGTACCATTTGATCCATAGTAAAATAACTTCCTTTCTTTTTTTAAATATAAATCATGGAAATCTTGAATAATCGAAAATAGTATGCTAGTGTTTATTTACTAGTCTTTGTATTTGTTGTTTCGGTGTCTTGTTCCTCTAGATTGTTTAACCTACTCGTTATAACTTTTGGGAATGAGACACCAAGGATCGTTAGATTTTCGATGATAGACAGGCTTTCGTCACAAATAGCAATAAGTGTCATTACGGTCTGAAAAATAGGTGTTCCACGGTTGACCAATGTGTCTAAAATGGATGAAAGTATGAGCGAGAGAACAACTCCCGATTTCTTTAAGAGTCCATTTCTAATGGCTCCTGATTTAAGTTTTTTTTGTTTAATGGCTTTCAATAATCCCGAAATAACATCAAGAGCCATGAGAATCAAAAGAAATTCATACATGCTGAAGGAATCAAGAGATGTATTTATAAAGAAAACCTCCTTTACGGTTAGACCGTTATCATCACTTGTAAAAATCCTAAAGCTAGGGCAAGCTTGATTAGCGCACTTCTTTTCTTTCGATAATATGTTCTTTGTGAAAGCGCCAAACTATTTTGTATTTCAAAGTCGTACATGCTTTGGAATGATAAATATTTGTAAAAGATGATCTTTTTTTGCTCAACATCTAATGAATTCACCGTATGGGAAATGTCAATTAGCGTTTTTCTCTCAATGTCTTCGATTTTTTCAAGCCAATCATTTCTCAGTTTAATTTGGTCGCCCGTAATAACAAAAGGGGTTTTTGTTATTTTTACAAAAATATAGCGACAATTAAGTAGGGAATTCTTCACTATGCTAATAGAATTTTCTACTTTTTTCTTGTCCATTTCTTCCATCGAATCACCTGATGTCATTACTAGATTTTCAATTGCTGGCCTACGTAAATTTTATTTGGATCTTTAATCGAGTTTAATTTTTGGAGCTCAAGTAAAGGTCGTCCAAACCGCTCAGCCAGTTCGTCTAACGTATCCCCTTTCTTCACTATATATTGCCTGGACTGACTTTCTTTTTCAGATGGATCCCAATGATAAAGTTGATAGGTTTCGATAATACTTTCTAATTTCTGTGTATAATTCGGGTCAGTGGCGTATCCGTCTTTCTTAATGAGTGTACAGACTAAGTGATAATCCATTTCTCCAAGAAGATTACTG
This genomic window contains:
- a CDS encoding glycoside hydrolase domain-containing protein; this translates as MDQMVLEVQQWLNQTYGQNTQYTNVFGGNLIDENGETGQQVEQALIAGLQIELGIATPTGTFGPETEAAFTTMSIRSSDDLTTPTNKEYILQGGFWCKGYNPGGFTGIFYTDTQAAVEEFESDAGINQDGVVTAMIMKAILNTDPFVLDANGDANIRVIQQSLNNQYNAYTGLLQTNGLYSRETNTALIYALQCEEGLSPSEATGTFGPTTTADCPTLSLNDSRTNFVKILEYALYCNGTDYDPKNFNGVYDSNVAAAVESFQQAMVLPVTGVANMTTIKGLMTSAGDTSRDALACDCATILNDTTVQIVKSAGFNYVGRYLTGTANGVSKAMTTSELQSIFSAGLSVFPIYEDGGYQESYFNYDQGYSDAQVAFETAKTLGIPGTTRIYFAVDYDALQSDITSNVVPYFQGIHDAYSEQTTPSYEAGVYGDRNVCQNVSQYVSGYFVADMSTGWSGNLGFTIPTGWSFDQFTTITIGDSTAGYFQVDMDAYSGVDQGFNSIDTAAPSAEQIATAQYAAVLPLVHSIPDLEDYFNTTEALEEEVEFTVVDTPFLEVDFSFSGKIAPKGEHAVTITVTNGTTLGTEFDVFGGLTTLGSETTPNIDMTDPESYITQFAAAINEGNIEYEIKTPEDPNEVLEVSMTAIFKNVAVVTGYDTELQAELTFKYRNSDDFPDVTLPNCDTIYNLNNESGQLPYSAVSYQSLGSLKNTFGYVGLGAAALGVTYAAGTYITDVIIPFLMEVAAAAA
- a CDS encoding phage holin family protein → MYEFLLILMALDVISGLLKAIKQKKLKSGAIRNGLLKKSGVVLSLILSSILDTLVNRGTPIFQTVMTLIAICDESLSIIENLTILGVSFPKVITSRLNNLEEQDTETTNTKTSK
- a CDS encoding ArpU family phage packaging/lysis transcriptional regulator, with the protein product MEEMDKKKVENSISIVKNSLLNCRYIFVKITKTPFVITGDQIKLRNDWLEKIEDIERKTLIDISHTVNSLDVEQKKIIFYKYLSFQSMYDFEIQNSLALSQRTYYRKKRSALIKLALALGFLQVMITV